The window TGCTTTGCAGTCTCGTGTTAGTGTTTGCCTTCTAAttgtttgtataaagttatttaaGGGTCTTGTATTCAGTAGACTAAACCAGGAAGTGACTTGGGAAACAGTGTTTACAACATGCAAACTACGACAATCAAACTGTAAGATTGTAATCTGCCTGCATCCGGCCGAATTATTGATATATCAGTTATTTCTTCACCACACATAACCATTTCACCCTCAAGAAAAACTGTTAGCTGAAACTACAGTGGGTTCAAGTAAAGCCTTCATAGTCTTGATTCtgagatttttttaatattattttaatactgtgttaCATAtaattatctttttctttttgcaaatttaACGAATTTccaaaaactataataaaaaaaattgcaatatatAAAATGATGTGGAAGCACCCTGTTCTGTTTTGGCTCATTTCTGTTGATTTGTGTGTTCTCTGGCCTTCAAGCTAGTCTTTGTTGTGCTTCCACTTTAGTCTAAAACCACATATTTAGATTTCCTTTTGCGTGTGTGAGTCTTTCACAGCTGCCAAACCACGCCAAAGGGGCTTTTATGAAAGTGGAAAGCTagaaaaaagctttaaaaagtacaacacgttttaaatatacaaacagtttgtaatatttgtttacatggggaaacatatatatatatatatatatatatataatatatatatatatatatatatatatatatatatatatatatatatatatataaactgttgtaCAATACATTTGACATATTGTAAACCATTTTTGAGACACTATTGGTGGAAAACTATGCAACTTTTAACTAAAAAGATACGTAGTCATTGTTTTGGGTTTTGAAAAGAAGGGCAGATGTATTGttgattaacaaaacaattgtttCTCGGAAAGCTTCAACGAAACCACAGTCAGGACagtttcaaagttgtttttgcttatgttaatattaaacataatgtaaaaaaaaaaaaaaaaaaaaaaaaaaaaatcatgagatGGATTTTACTCTTCATCTCTCCCGTCGGTAGCTGTAGCAGCTCTAATTGGAAAATGAGTCTGGTTCACACGCAAAGTAATACCTTCACTGACAACAAGCTTTCTGCATAGAGAGATGTCATTCATTGAGTTTAAATTGACAGGGTTCCAGAACCCACTGCAGTGTTTTCAAGAAACGCATCACTTTACCTTTGATGTTGTCAAAGAAttcttattttcctttttgcatATTCCCGACAGTTTTGAATTTGTTTGCTTCACAGATCACAGGTAAATCACCTAGGGAATTACTTTCTAATACAACAGTAACAGATTGAATAAATCACCCTTTTTAGggtaaaaaaaaccccaagaaTGTCTGTCATAGGTCTATTTTGATCAAACTTTTATAATACACGCTTCACATCTCATAGTTTCGGATACCTGCTGaacaaactaaactttttttttttgcagattccCTGTGTGAAAACTCCTCCAGCATGGAAGATAACGAGACAGAAAGCATTGTGAGTAGCGAGGCTTCCACAATCATCGGAACCATAATCCTGACCCTGGTTTTCTTTATCGGAGTTCCAGGGAATCTTTTTATAATCTGGAGCATATTATTCCGGATCCGGAAACGCTCTGTCACCTCCCTCCTGATTCTTAACCTCGCGCTGGCAGATGGGGCTCTGATGCTCCTGACTCCGTTCTTCATCGTGTACTTGGCGTTGCAAGACTGGATTTTTGGGCTGGTCTTGTGCAAGACGTTGTTCTACCTCTGCTGTATGAACATGTACACCAGCATCTTTGTCATTACGCTTCTGAGCCTTGATCGCTTGGCAGCAATGGCTTGGCCCCATAAAGTGCCCTTTTTACGGAAGAAAAGCTTAGTGATCAAGGTTTTGGTCATACTGTGGATGATGACTTTGGGGTTTGCAGTTCCTGCGGTCGTGTATCGAACAATCAGGAGTGATCCAGGAGGAGGCAAAGCAGGGGAGAACCGGACTGTCTGCTTGGCTTTCCACCAGAGCAGGGGCCACGAGGTGTTCCAGTATGGCTTGGAGACGTTCTTCGGGTTCGTGGTCCCGTTCTCTGTGATTCTGGGGAGTTATGGTTACATCTTGCGCCGTTTACGGAGCTCCAAGTTCCAGCGGCGCATCCGCAGTGAGAAGCTGATCCTGGCGATCATCGTGATGTTTGGAGTCCTGTGGCTGCCCTACCATGTGGTGAATCTCATTCAGGTACATCTTTCTGTGagaaagtcaagtagacagaAGTTTTGGCCCCCAAGTTtttcccctggtaaaggcacagccacgTGGTGTGCCAGGCGAGTTATACAGCCAGGGAagcgcaggttcgtgtcctggctgtgcaaagtcacttGTCTTTGCCAGGGATTCtaaagggagcgtcgcattggctctggtgatCCTACTTGTAAGGCAAAACTGGCAggtactgtttctcctcatctactcttgagttcctgggtgtagaagaggacgTGGGATCAGacgatgcccactgaaccttctgAGCTtcagagctgtgtggggaattgctccGGTGTggacaaaataattggacattcttttctctctctctctctgactctctctctcaggtggtgGCAGTCCTCTCTCCGAAGGATCTCCAGAGTAGACTGGACCACGTGTGGAAGAGCTGCCGTGCTGTGACCTCAGCCCTGGCATTCATCAGCAGCTGCATGAACCCGGTGCTCTACACCTTTGCAGGGAAGGGCTACATGAAGACCGCTGGCCTCAACTTCATGGCCAAGCTCTTCGAAGGCACGGCCCCTGACTCGGCCGACAAGAAAGCAAGTCAAGCCAAGGACCAAAACCAACAGCGCAGTAAGGAACGCATCTACCAGGACTCTGTGGAGCTTCAGAGAAGCAAGGACACCTCCATCGTTGAGTGAACCAGTGCAGAGAAACACGAACCAGGCCTGGGGATCTCGAACTGGCTTTATTGACCTTATTACCTTTTATTATGTTggtttttgagttttaaaaagatGTCTTTGAAAAGAATCAAGGACAACCAGTAGTCTTTGTTAGAATCaaatgcaatgaaaatgcaacatgttACTGTTGTCTTTAATAAGCAGAGTGCAACGTGAGCTGTGTCTAGTCTAGTTATTTAGTCAGCTTTTAtaattgttaggtttttttttcctctggttaTCGGACAGCTCTTACAGAACAAAGGGATCTTCAATGGATCTATACTGGACTATACTAAGAAAGAAAGACATTAGTTATTATGTAGCGTTCAGTTTAACACTACAATATAATTccttcttggtgtctgtttaatacattctgaaaagagtttagttCCATTAAAGCTTAAGACAGACTGTATCCCACTATCCTGTTCAGTTTGatactacagtataattaaaataaacatgtgttaTACCAAATTTGCATCTCACAAAAACATATGGCTTTACCATGCTATCAcagtgctttattgcactttactgtgcttttataattaaaaaaaaaatcaaaaaacaaaaaaaactttaagggTTAGTttagcatggtttgtttttaaatatataacctctctgtgctttacaatgcttccctatgctttaccagacctctctctgctttacaatgcttccctatgctttaccagacctctctctgctttacaatgcttccctatgctttaccagacctctctctgctttacaatgcttccctatgctttaccagacctccctgtgctttacaatgcttccctgtgctttaccagacctctctgtgctttacaatgcttccctgtgctttaccagacctctctgtgctttacaatgcttccctgtgctttaccagacctctctgtgctttacaatgcttccctgtgctttaccagacctctctctgctttacaatgcttccctatgctttaccatacctctctgtgctttacaatgcttccctgtgctttaccagacctccctgtgctttacaatgcttccctgtgctttaccagacctctctgtgctttacaatgcttccctgtgctttaccagacctctctgtgtgatttacaatgcttccctgtgctttaccagacctctctgtgtgaTTTACAATGCCGTTCTGATAAACGCCACCATCGAATAAACGCCAACCTCATATTTACCTATCAGTCAACTGAAATTTTGTAAGGTAAATCTATatgataaatacaatattctgtgtttggagagagtcgtGATGCTTTACATTTCTATAGCAAagcgatcaataaggaatacaatacaGTGTTATCGTTTTTTTATTCGCGTTAGTGCAGTATTGATACCGTTTcttcttaatatttaaaaatatatagtatattcaTGCTACGTCcggaatacatatatatatatatagtatatatataggtctatatatatatataatatattccatTCTGCAAcgttggaattaaaaaaaaaagttgttttttatttgtttcacagccatattgtttgtgatcaataaagcaaataagaatattttttgtttttgttgtaagaccaagtttttgtacagcagttcaaattagcattactgttaaaatgtacagcactgtcaataaagtgtacaccatgggactgattcatctaccatagcactgtcaatagggtgtacagcatgggactgattcacctgccatagaaTTGTGATTTGCGTACTCTGTTGCTAATGGAAGTGACAGTGACTAggatttctggaattattttgttagctaccaTTACTTTAAAGCTAGTCCCTCAACACATTAGACCTTTGAATGCATCACAGTGTGACTCATTTGcaaatgagttttaaaaaatgtgaaaatgaaaactgACTGAAACAGTGCACTAGAACTGTTAATATCAAACTAACGTATTTAAAAAGGGCTTACAGGTGTAAACAAGAACTTTCAAATGGTCAAAATCCTATTGAAGATCTTTCCATGTACCTTCAGTAGTAAAACTCCTATTACATTGTTGCAGAACACACTGCAAAGTTCAAAAGAAGCACAAGGTGTTAAtgttgctgtgttctgtgttgaaCACAGATTGAAATGTATCGTAAATGAATGCGGAATACATTTATTAGAGGGGAAAACGTCTTCAAAGCATCGCAGCgaatccagatcacactccctcctggaTATACTGTGTGTCTTTAAAAgagacatctctctctctctctctctctctctctctctctctctctctctctctctctctctcgaacgCTCCCGAGTCAATGTTGAGTACTACAAGTTCTATGTACTTTTTTTGCCCAGCGCTATATATGGTAAACtttaatttaacagtaaatcTACGGcacataataaagaaaaaacaagaagacACTTTTAAAACTTGCTTGTTTAAACACTTTCCAGAATGCAGTTTCTTCATGACTAATTACCCGAAGGCGCTCAACAAGTTGACACAAAACACTTGCATTCAGAGAAAGAATGTCGGTCGTATTTGAACTTGTCTGCAAACCTGATTTTTGCAAGAACTGTGGAATAAAACGTAAGCGTTTGGCTGCATGCTTtcgttttgtaattttatttcataGGAATTTATCAATGTTTGTTAATCAAAACAAGCTCGGTGAAAAGAAAGCATTTAGCTGGGAAGTTAATCTGGACATCAATCTGTTTAACAGACAGACCCACATTAGACTAAAACTATTTTTTATGTGTATCTGCTGAATATCATGTTGTACATTCTCCTTGGTTAAATCAGTATTTTCACATGCTTAAGGAGGGCACATTTTGAGTGGGAATCAGTAAACACTGAACAATAGCTTTTGTAAAAGCCAGGaatttttctgtaaaaatacttttaaaaggaGAAACGTACAGGTGCAGTCCATCAACAACAAAGGCAGCCACGAACACCTACAAGAGCCCACAGTGCCGTCCAACTCCGGAAAACGACCTGGCCCCCATCCTGGAAGAGACAGGAGcatccctccaaaaaaaaaaaaataataataattaaagcagaaaataatattggagtttaataaatattcttttggtttacatttgtagcgtttttttttaatgttttatcatATTTCAACACACCTAATATTTTTGATAGCCtatttcaaaatgcaatgcaAGGCTTAGGACATGTTGAAATGTGGGAATATACAGTATCATGTAATAATTATTCTGGCACAGTTTGTGCATAACATATTTCCATACCTACCTAACTAAAATGCTGCTGGATGATTTGCTGGCATTTTCTTCAGCCCTTCAACCTCAGACCCATCACCTCCTGCTCCCTCACCACCGAGATCATGCCATTCCTAAGCAACTGGCTGTTCTGTTTGTTGGGGAATGTTGGCCTCTTGATGCAGCATTACATCACAGGATAATGCAATGTTGTAAAGCACACAACGTGCAATGATGGTGTGAGCACACAACATGCAATGATGATGCGAGCACACAACATGCAATGATGATGCGAGCACACAACGTGCAATGATGATGCGAGCACACAACGTGCAATGATGATGCGAGCACACAACGTGCAATGATGATGCGAGCACACAATGTGCAATGATGATGCGAGCACACAACGTGCAATGATGATGCGAGCACACAATGTGCAATGATGATGCGAGCACACTTTGAGGGCTTGTATTGAAGGTCTCCAC is drawn from Polyodon spathula isolate WHYD16114869_AA chromosome 55, ASM1765450v1, whole genome shotgun sequence and contains these coding sequences:
- the LOC121307387 gene encoding leukotriene B4 receptor 1-like — translated: MEDNETESIVSSEASTIIGTIILTLVFFIGVPGNLFIIWSILFRIRKRSVTSLLILNLALADGALMLLTPFFIVYLALQDWIFGLVLCKTLFYLCCMNMYTSIFVITLLSLDRLAAMAWPHKVPFLRKKSLVIKVLVILWMMTLGFAVPAVVYRTIRSDPGGGKAGENRTVCLAFHQSRGHEVFQYGLETFFGFVVPFSVILGSYGYILRRLRSSKFQRRIRSEKLILAIIVMFGVLWLPYHVVNLIQVVAVLSPKDLQSRLDHVWKSCRAVTSALAFISSCMNPVLYTFAGKGYMKTAGLNFMAKLFEGTAPDSADKKASQAKDQNQQRSKERIYQDSVELQRSKDTSIVE